In Salinibacterium sp. dk2585, a single window of DNA contains:
- a CDS encoding TatD family hydrolase has product MTYPPLPEALTVGVYDNHTHLEHGAWQPSGEPELLDYREALDLASSVGVKGVVQVGTDVASSRWSAQMAAREPRMLAAVAIHPNDVPELDRAGTLDVSLAEIEELAQRPRVRAVGETGLDFYRTDEVGRPAQFYSFEAHIEIAKKHDLALQIHDRDAHDEVISTLLRVGAPERTVFHCFSGDATMARLCAEEGWYLSFAGTVTFKNAANLREALEVVPRDHILIETDSPYLTPTPHRGQTNASYMIPTTLRFMADHLGVPDSLLAAVIASNTEAVYGSWDDEPLVLDAPSEFAPHPLA; this is encoded by the coding sequence ATGACCTACCCCCCGCTGCCCGAGGCGCTCACGGTGGGCGTCTACGACAACCACACGCACCTCGAACACGGGGCATGGCAGCCCTCGGGGGAGCCGGAGCTGCTCGACTACCGCGAGGCGCTCGATCTCGCATCGAGCGTCGGTGTCAAGGGCGTCGTGCAGGTGGGCACGGATGTCGCGAGCTCCCGTTGGTCGGCCCAGATGGCCGCGCGGGAACCCCGGATGCTCGCCGCCGTCGCCATCCACCCGAACGACGTCCCCGAGCTCGACCGTGCGGGCACACTGGATGTGTCGCTCGCCGAGATCGAGGAACTCGCCCAGCGGCCCCGCGTGCGCGCGGTGGGGGAGACGGGACTCGACTTCTACCGCACCGACGAGGTGGGTCGCCCGGCCCAGTTCTACTCCTTCGAGGCGCACATCGAGATCGCCAAGAAGCACGACCTGGCGCTCCAGATCCATGACCGTGACGCGCATGACGAGGTCATCTCCACCCTCCTGCGCGTGGGCGCTCCCGAGCGCACGGTGTTCCACTGCTTCTCCGGTGACGCCACGATGGCGCGACTCTGTGCCGAGGAGGGCTGGTACCTCTCCTTCGCGGGCACCGTCACCTTCAAGAATGCGGCGAACCTGCGCGAGGCCCTCGAGGTCGTGCCGCGTGATCACATCCTGATCGAGACGGACTCTCCCTACCTGACGCCGACGCCGCATCGCGGGCAGACGAACGCCTCGTACATGATCCCGACGACGCTGCGCTTCATGGCCGATCACCTCGGCGTGCCAGACTCGCTGCTCGCCGCGGTCATCGCCTCCAACACGGAAGCCGTCTACGGCTCGTGGGACGACGAGCCGCTCGTGCTGGATGCCCCGAGCGAGTTCGCGCCGCACCCTCTCGCATGA
- a CDS encoding alcohol dehydrogenase catalytic domain-containing protein: protein MLTTRAAVITDSGAQWELIDLQLDPPGPGELLVEFVASGLCQSDESMRKGTLGGQVRYPIVGGHEGAGIVREVGVGVQDIAVGDHIVCSFRPSCGRCDFCAVGKSYVCALSRRTMLGALPSGEFRFHRDGVRYGASAMLGTFSKYAVISQSSCLVVQKDIPLHTLAVLGCAVPTGWGAAVNTAQVRPGDVVVVVGAGGVGMNACQGAQIAGASEVIVIDPVQAKLEAAAAFGATAGYASLAEASDVLLSTRRGGADAIILTAAVPSIPAEAIALLVPGGNLTIAALGDPATFRLDVPIAPMALRNLSIRGSAIGSSNFRDTIPRLIELYRDGKLKLDELVTKHYTLDEIEPGFDDLAAGRNLRGVMLHS, encoded by the coding sequence ATGCTGACAACACGAGCCGCAGTCATCACCGACTCAGGGGCGCAATGGGAACTCATCGACCTCCAACTCGACCCGCCCGGCCCGGGGGAACTGCTGGTCGAATTCGTCGCCTCCGGGCTGTGCCAGTCGGACGAGAGCATGCGCAAGGGCACGCTCGGCGGGCAGGTGCGATACCCAATCGTCGGCGGCCACGAGGGCGCAGGCATCGTGCGCGAGGTCGGCGTCGGAGTCCAGGACATCGCGGTCGGGGACCACATCGTGTGTTCGTTCCGGCCGTCCTGCGGTCGCTGCGACTTCTGCGCCGTCGGCAAGAGCTACGTGTGCGCGCTCAGCCGCCGCACCATGCTTGGGGCGCTGCCGAGCGGAGAGTTCCGGTTCCACCGCGACGGCGTGCGGTACGGGGCATCCGCGATGCTCGGCACGTTCTCGAAGTACGCCGTTATCTCGCAGTCATCGTGTCTCGTCGTGCAGAAGGACATCCCGCTGCACACGCTCGCGGTGCTCGGCTGCGCCGTGCCCACGGGCTGGGGCGCGGCTGTGAATACGGCGCAGGTGCGCCCGGGCGATGTCGTCGTTGTCGTCGGAGCGGGCGGCGTCGGCATGAACGCGTGCCAGGGGGCCCAGATCGCGGGGGCGAGCGAAGTCATCGTGATCGACCCCGTGCAGGCGAAGCTTGAGGCGGCGGCCGCGTTCGGCGCCACCGCGGGCTACGCGAGTCTCGCGGAAGCGAGCGACGTACTGCTCTCGACGCGGCGGGGCGGTGCCGACGCGATCATCCTCACGGCGGCGGTGCCGAGCATTCCCGCCGAGGCCATCGCCCTGCTCGTGCCGGGCGGAAACCTGACGATCGCGGCCCTTGGCGACCCCGCGACCTTCCGGCTCGATGTGCCGATCGCGCCCATGGCGCTGCGGAACCTGTCGATTCGCGGCTCAGCGATTGGCTCCTCCAACTTCCGCGACACGATCCCGCGCCTGATTGAGCTCTACCGCGACGGCAAGCTCAAACTCGACGAACTCGTGACCAAGCACTACACGCTCGACGAGATCGAGCCCGGCTTTGACGATCTCGCCGCCGGTCGAAACCTCCGAGGGGTGATGCTGCACTCATGA
- the rsmA gene encoding 16S rRNA (adenine(1518)-N(6)/adenine(1519)-N(6))-dimethyltransferase RsmA — MKALLGPAEIRDLAELLDLQPTKKLGQNFVIDGNTVRRIVAAAGVTGDSPVVEIGPGLGSLTLGLLETGAPVVAVEIDPRLAGQLPKTVETMQPGADVTVVLHDAMTIMELPRHPKTLVANLPYNVSVPVLLHFLEHFRYITSGLVMVQAEVGQRLAAEPGSKVYGSPSVKAAWYGHWRTAGLVSRQVFWPVPNVDSILVGFTVREEPLGTEEERLATFELVDAAFGQRRKMLRQSLAGVLGGSAAASARLEAAGIKPTERGEQLTVHDFLAITRA, encoded by the coding sequence ATGAAAGCACTCCTGGGGCCGGCCGAGATCCGCGACCTCGCTGAACTCCTCGACCTGCAGCCCACCAAGAAGCTGGGCCAGAACTTCGTCATCGACGGCAACACCGTCCGCCGCATCGTTGCGGCCGCGGGGGTCACCGGTGACTCCCCGGTCGTCGAGATCGGCCCGGGCCTCGGATCGCTCACACTCGGACTCCTCGAGACGGGCGCCCCCGTCGTCGCGGTCGAGATCGATCCGCGCCTCGCCGGGCAACTGCCCAAGACGGTCGAGACGATGCAGCCGGGCGCCGATGTCACGGTCGTGCTGCACGATGCCATGACGATCATGGAGCTGCCGCGGCATCCAAAGACCCTGGTCGCGAACCTGCCGTACAACGTCTCAGTGCCCGTGCTGCTGCACTTCCTCGAGCATTTCAGGTACATCACCTCTGGACTCGTGATGGTGCAGGCCGAGGTCGGCCAGCGCCTCGCCGCAGAGCCCGGCAGCAAGGTCTACGGCAGCCCGAGCGTCAAGGCGGCCTGGTATGGCCACTGGCGCACGGCGGGCCTCGTCAGCCGCCAGGTCTTCTGGCCGGTGCCCAACGTCGACTCGATCCTCGTCGGCTTTACGGTGCGCGAGGAACCGCTCGGCACGGAGGAGGAGCGCCTCGCGACCTTCGAACTCGTCGACGCCGCATTCGGCCAGCGCCGCAAGATGCTGCGCCAGTCGCTCGCGGGCGTGCTGGGGGGCTCTGCCGCGGCATCCGCTCGTCTTGAAGCTGCCGGCATCAAGCCGACCGAGCGCGGCGAACAGCTGACGGTGCACGACTTCCTCGCAATCACACGCGCCTGA
- a CDS encoding DUF4287 domain-containing protein: MVPIAPSRASDVKMRAATGKTRNEWFALLDAENAATWSHAEIADWLHREHGVGQWWTQGVTVAYEQARGIRIPGQQSDGTFAAGSSKTVEGELRATLNRTIALLSDHYGLAPSAVSHETEHPTARWKLGDGTEVLATLSRGPLGSVGRCRVALTRLRLAPEQLDAETQELAGILSRLEG; the protein is encoded by the coding sequence ATGGTTCCCATAGCGCCAAGCAGGGCCTCGGACGTCAAGATGCGCGCCGCTACGGGCAAGACGCGCAACGAATGGTTCGCGCTGCTCGATGCTGAGAACGCGGCCACCTGGTCGCACGCTGAGATCGCCGACTGGTTGCACCGCGAGCACGGCGTCGGCCAGTGGTGGACGCAGGGTGTCACGGTCGCCTACGAACAGGCACGCGGCATCCGAATCCCCGGCCAGCAATCAGACGGAACGTTCGCGGCCGGCTCGAGCAAGACCGTGGAGGGCGAATTGCGGGCCACGCTCAACCGCACCATCGCCCTCCTGAGCGACCACTACGGCCTCGCCCCGAGTGCCGTGAGCCACGAGACGGAACACCCCACCGCTCGGTGGAAACTGGGAGACGGCACCGAGGTCCTGGCGACGCTCAGTCGAGGTCCGCTCGGCTCTGTGGGGCGGTGCCGCGTGGCATTGACCCGGCTCAGGCTCGCGCCGGAACAGCTCGACGCCGAGACGCAGGAGCTCGCGGGCATCCTGTCACGGCTCGAAGGCTAG
- a CDS encoding MFS transporter, which produces MTQNIDVQTTPASSAPGLRSPQMRRILASSFIGSTIEFYDFLIYVTASAVVFSRLFFTDLNPVTATIASFGTLAVGYLARPIGGIIFGHLGDRIGRKKVLIASMLLMGGATVLIGVLPTTDQVGQMAVVMLVALRIIQGIAVGGEWGGAVLIALETAHPDRRGFAGAFANFGAPLGSVLAAGAFSIVSLLPDEQFFSWGWRLPFLLSAVLVIVALFIRLRVAETPLFKELKSRAAAPRVPLLEILRRHRLAVLIGLAAVVSHHTISGLANAWAVSHSVSLGVEQASILGAKSATSIGMLLAAIVTAFLCDRIGRKPIIIGGILAAMLWAVPMMMLVDTGTLGGFVAGVGVAEVIQGAILGPLAAYTSELFPTAVRYTGASLCFQLSSTIGAGLFPLAVTSFLAATGGNIYIVGAAWVAFLLLCLLAVMSAKDGRGRDLNHIDPALHG; this is translated from the coding sequence ATGACTCAGAACATCGACGTTCAGACCACGCCGGCATCGTCTGCGCCGGGGCTCAGGTCGCCGCAGATGCGGCGCATCCTCGCATCGAGCTTCATCGGGAGCACGATCGAGTTCTACGACTTCCTGATCTACGTCACCGCGTCGGCCGTCGTCTTCTCACGCCTCTTCTTCACCGATCTCAACCCTGTCACCGCGACGATCGCGTCGTTCGGCACCCTTGCCGTCGGTTACCTGGCGCGGCCCATCGGCGGCATCATCTTCGGCCACCTCGGCGACCGCATCGGCCGCAAGAAGGTGCTCATCGCATCCATGCTGCTCATGGGTGGCGCGACGGTGCTCATCGGCGTCTTGCCCACGACCGACCAGGTGGGCCAGATGGCGGTCGTCATGCTCGTGGCGCTCCGGATCATCCAGGGCATCGCCGTGGGTGGCGAGTGGGGTGGTGCCGTGCTGATCGCCCTCGAAACGGCGCACCCAGACCGGCGCGGCTTCGCGGGTGCCTTCGCGAACTTCGGCGCGCCTCTGGGCTCGGTGCTGGCCGCCGGCGCCTTCTCGATCGTCTCCCTCCTGCCGGACGAACAGTTCTTCTCGTGGGGCTGGCGGCTGCCATTCCTCCTCAGTGCCGTGCTCGTGATCGTCGCCCTCTTCATCCGTCTGCGGGTGGCAGAGACGCCGCTCTTCAAGGAGCTCAAGTCGCGCGCTGCCGCACCCCGCGTGCCCCTCCTTGAGATTCTCCGCCGCCACCGCCTCGCGGTGCTCATCGGCCTCGCGGCCGTCGTCAGCCACCACACGATCTCCGGTCTCGCGAACGCGTGGGCCGTCAGTCATTCCGTATCTCTCGGCGTTGAGCAGGCGTCGATTCTCGGGGCCAAGTCGGCCACGTCGATCGGCATGCTGCTCGCGGCTATCGTCACGGCGTTTCTCTGCGACAGGATCGGCCGCAAGCCGATCATCATCGGGGGGATCCTCGCCGCCATGCTGTGGGCCGTCCCCATGATGATGCTGGTCGACACGGGCACGCTCGGTGGTTTCGTCGCCGGGGTCGGCGTCGCCGAGGTCATCCAGGGCGCCATCCTCGGGCCGCTCGCGGCGTACACCTCGGAGCTGTTCCCGACGGCCGTGCGCTACACGGGAGCGTCACTGTGCTTCCAGCTCAGCTCCACAATCGGGGCGGGGCTCTTCCCTCTCGCGGTCACCTCGTTCCTTGCCGCGACGGGCGGCAACATCTACATCGTCGGGGCCGCTTGGGTCGCGTTCCTCCTCCTGTGCCTCCTCGCCGTCATGTCTGCGAAAGACGGCCGCGGGCGTGACCTCAACCACATCGATCCGGCGCTGCACGGTTGA
- a CDS encoding 4-(cytidine 5'-diphospho)-2-C-methyl-D-erythritol kinase, which yields MSRLARSEKVHVRAPGKLNVYLRVGCLLDDGYHDVATAYQAVSLYEDVRAYPADDFSVTFGGSIDTSALATDGSNLAIRAARLLARVADYRGGVRLEIEKNVPVAGGMGGGSADAAATLIACDALWGTDLGREELHSLAAQLGADVPFALTGGTAVGTGRGDELSPALAKGQFHWVFALADFGMSTPEVYRELDLHRERHALDISPASPQPTVDTAVLQALRAGDSAMLADAMHNDLQAPALHLEPRLARVLELGEENGALAGIVSGSGPTIAFLAADVDSALELQVALSAARLAAVRATGPVHGARVIAD from the coding sequence ATGAGCAGGCTGGCCCGGTCCGAGAAGGTTCACGTCCGCGCCCCCGGCAAGCTCAACGTCTACCTTCGCGTTGGCTGCCTCCTCGACGACGGCTACCACGACGTCGCGACCGCCTACCAGGCCGTCTCACTCTACGAAGACGTCAGGGCATATCCGGCGGACGACTTCTCCGTCACCTTCGGCGGCAGCATCGACACCTCTGCACTCGCGACCGACGGAAGCAACCTCGCAATCCGCGCCGCCCGCCTCCTCGCGCGCGTCGCCGACTACCGTGGGGGAGTGCGGCTCGAGATCGAGAAGAACGTGCCAGTCGCGGGTGGAATGGGCGGAGGGTCAGCGGATGCCGCGGCCACCCTCATTGCGTGCGACGCCCTCTGGGGAACCGACCTCGGCCGGGAGGAATTGCACTCGCTCGCGGCGCAACTGGGTGCCGACGTCCCCTTCGCCCTCACGGGCGGCACGGCCGTCGGCACGGGACGCGGTGACGAGCTCAGCCCGGCCCTCGCGAAGGGCCAGTTCCACTGGGTGTTCGCGCTCGCCGATTTCGGCATGAGCACCCCCGAGGTCTACCGAGAACTCGACCTGCACCGGGAGCGCCACGCCCTCGACATCTCGCCCGCATCCCCGCAGCCGACGGTTGACACGGCCGTGCTGCAGGCGCTGCGCGCGGGCGACTCAGCGATGCTCGCCGATGCCATGCACAACGACCTCCAGGCCCCCGCTCTTCACCTGGAACCGCGACTCGCGCGGGTGCTCGAGCTGGGTGAGGAGAACGGCGCCCTCGCTGGCATCGTCTCGGGCTCGGGGCCGACGATCGCGTTCCTCGCAGCCGACGTCGATTCGGCCCTCGAACTGCAGGTCGCGCTCAGCGCGGCGCGCCTCGCCGCCGTGCGGGCAACGGGTCCGGTGCACGGCGCCAGGGTGATCGCCGACTGA
- a CDS encoding LysR family transcriptional regulator encodes MPAFTLRQLEFFVAVAETGSVSAAAKHTNASAGAVSLSLRELERAVKAQLLYRRPGYGTTVTPTGAAAYQHAKRLLANAESIEGLSQTDEGALIGELRIGCFPTLSPWMVPRVIEFFAQEHPAIDVQLTEDDSTYLQAHLLAGKLDAVIMYRNALAPGVEAELVAPARVQVVLAADHPLAAFDEVPLAALQPETAIALAQPAATHYLEDVLRVAGFMPNVRWRSSNTETIRSMVARGLGYALVMGRPVGDRTYDGLPLVYRRIQGDIPENPVVIARPRDAPVTPKFRALADFCRQKFSLEGTPVQ; translated from the coding sequence ATGCCAGCCTTCACACTCCGACAACTGGAGTTCTTCGTCGCGGTGGCCGAAACCGGATCGGTGTCGGCCGCCGCAAAGCACACGAATGCGTCGGCCGGCGCTGTCTCCCTTTCACTGCGCGAGCTCGAGCGGGCCGTCAAAGCGCAGCTGTTGTACCGCCGACCCGGCTACGGCACGACGGTGACCCCGACCGGGGCCGCTGCCTACCAGCACGCCAAACGGCTGCTTGCGAATGCCGAGAGCATCGAGGGACTGTCCCAGACGGACGAGGGCGCCCTCATCGGCGAACTCCGGATCGGCTGTTTCCCGACCCTCTCCCCCTGGATGGTTCCCCGCGTTATTGAGTTCTTCGCCCAGGAGCATCCCGCGATCGACGTGCAGCTCACCGAGGACGACTCCACATATCTCCAGGCGCACCTGCTGGCAGGAAAGCTCGACGCCGTCATCATGTATCGCAACGCCCTCGCGCCTGGCGTCGAAGCAGAACTGGTCGCGCCAGCCCGCGTGCAGGTTGTGCTCGCGGCTGATCATCCGCTCGCCGCCTTCGACGAGGTTCCGCTCGCCGCACTGCAGCCGGAGACCGCGATCGCCCTCGCACAGCCCGCCGCCACCCACTACCTTGAGGACGTACTCCGGGTGGCGGGCTTCATGCCCAACGTTCGCTGGCGGAGTTCCAACACCGAGACGATCCGCTCGATGGTGGCCCGGGGACTCGGCTACGCGCTGGTCATGGGTCGCCCGGTCGGCGACCGCACCTACGACGGGCTTCCCCTCGTGTACCGCCGCATTCAGGGCGACATCCCCGAGAACCCCGTCGTGATCGCGCGGCCCCGCGATGCACCTGTGACGCCGAAGTTCCGCGCGCTCGCGGACTTCTGCCGCCAGAAGTTCTCGCTCGAAGGAACCCCCGTGCAGTAG